One genomic segment of Cottoperca gobio chromosome 21, fCotGob3.1, whole genome shotgun sequence includes these proteins:
- the LOC115026180 gene encoding gamma-crystallin M3-like, with amino-acid sequence MTTTDMSMGKITFYEEKNFQGRSYECMSDCADMTSYLTRCHSCRVESGCFMVYDRSNYMGNQFFMKRGEYSDYMNMMGMSNGIKSCRMIPMHRGQFRMRIYERENFGGQMNELMDDCDNIQDRYRMSDCQSCNVMDGHWLMYEQPQFRGKQMYMRPGEYRSFRDMGMSGMRFMSMRRIMDMC; translated from the exons ATGACCACCACCGACATGAGCATGGGCAAG ATCACCTTCTACGAGGAGAAGAACTTCCAGGGGCGCTCCTATGAGTGCATGAGCGACTGCGCTGACATGACCTCCTACCTGACCAGGTGTCACTCCTGCAGGGTGGAGAGCGGCTGCTTCATGGTGTACGACCGTTCCAACTACATGGGAAATCAGTTCTTCATGAAGAGGGGCGAGTACTCCGACTACATGAACATGATGGGAATGAGCAATGGCATCAAGTCTTGCCGTATGATCCCCATG CACAGAGGTCAGTTCAGGATGAGGATCTACGAGAGGGAGAACTTCGGTGGTCAGATGAATGAGCTGATGGACGACTGCGACAACATCCAGGATCGTTACCGCATGTCCGACTGCCAGTCCTGCAACGTGATGGACGGACACTGGCTGATGTACGAGCAGCCCCAGTTCAGAGGCAAGCAGATGTACATGAGGCCCGGAGAGTACAGGAGCTTCAGGGACATGGGCATGAGTGGCATGAGGTTCATGAGCATGAGGCGTATCATGGACATGTGCTAG
- the LOC115026185 gene encoding gamma-crystallin M3-like — translation MSNTGMNMRGKITFYEEKNFQGRSYECMSDCSDMTSSLNRCQSCRVESGCFMVYDRSNYMGNQYFMRRGEYSDYMSMMGMRDCIKSCRMIPMHRGQFRMKIYERENFGGQMNELMDDCDNIQDRYRMSDCQSCNVMDGHWLMYEQPHFRGKMMYMRPGEYKSFRDMGMSGQRFMSMRRITDSCN, via the exons ATGAGCAACACCGGCATGAACATGAGGGGCAAG ATCACCTTCTACGAGGAGAAGAACTTCCAGGGTCGCTCCTATGAGTGCATGAGCGACTGCTCTGATATGACCTCCTCTCTGAACAGGTGCCAGTCCTGCAGGGTGGAGAGCGGCTGCTTCATGGTGTACGACCGTTCCAACTACATGGGAAACCAGTACTTCATGAGGAGGGGCGAGTACTCCGACTACATGAGCATGATGGGAATGAGGGACTGCATCAAGTCTTGCCGCATGATCCCCATG CACAGAGGTCAGTTCAGGATGAAGATCTACGAGAGGGAGAACTTCGGTGGTCAGATGAATGAGCTGATGGACGACTGCGACAACATCCAGGATCGTTACCGCATGTCCGACTGCCAGTCCTGCAACGTGATGGACGGACACTGGCTGATGTACGAGCAGCCCCACTTCAGAGGCAAGATGATGTACATGAGGCCCGGAGAGTACAAGAGCTTCAGGGACATGGGCATGAGCGGCCAGAGGTTCATGAGCATGAGGCGTATCACCGATTCCTGCAACTAA
- the LOC115026212 gene encoding gamma-crystallin M3-like, whose protein sequence is MSNTGMNMRGKITFYEEKNFQGRSYECMSDCSDMTSNLSRCQSCRVESGCFMVYDRSNYMGNQCFMKRGEYSDYMSMMGMRDCIKSCRMIPMHRGQFRMKIYERENFGGQMNELMDDCDNIQERYRMSDCQSCNVMDGHWLMYDQPQFRGKMMYMRPGEYRNFRDMGMNNMRFMSMKRINDSCN, encoded by the exons ATGAGCAACACCGGCATGAACATGAGGGGCAAG ATCACCTTCTACGAGGAGAAGAACTTCCAGGGTCGCTCCTATGAGTGCATGAGCGACTGCTCTGACATGACCTCCAACCTGAGCAGGTGCCAGTCCTGCAGGGTGGAGAGCGGCTGCTTCATGGTGTACGACCGTTCCAACTACATGGGAAACCAGTGCTTCATGAAGAGGGGCGAGTACTCCGACTACATGAGCATGATGGGAATGAGGGACTGCATCAAGTCTTGCCGCATGATCCCCATG cacagagGTCAGTTCAGGATGAAGATCTACGAGAGGGAGAACTTCGGTGGTCAGATGAATGAGCTGATGGACGACTGCGACAACATCCAGGAGCGTTACCGCATGTCCGACTGCCAGTCCTGCAACGTGATGGACGGACACTGGCTGATGTACGATCAGCCCCAGTTCAGAGGCAAGATGATGTACATGAGGCCCGGAGAGTACAGGAACTTCAGGGACATGGGCATGAACAACATGAGGTTCATGAGCATGAAGCGTATCAACGATTCCTGCAACTAA
- the LOC115026189 gene encoding gamma-crystallin M3-like, giving the protein MSNTGMNMRGKITFYEEKNFQGRSYECMSDCSDMTSNLNRCQSCRVESGCFMVYDRSNYMGNQYFMKRGEYSDYMSMMGMRDCIKSCRMIPMHRGQFRMKIYERENFGGQMNELMDDCDNIQERYRMSDCQSCNVMDGHWLMYDQPQFRGKQMYMRPGEYRNFRDMGMSGQRFMSMKRINDSCN; this is encoded by the exons ATGAGCAACACCGGCATGAACATGAGGGGCAAG ATCACCTTCTACGAGGAGAAGAACTTCCAGGGTCGCTCCTATGAGTGCATGAGCGACTGCTCTGACATGACCTCCAACCTGAACAGGTGCCAGTCCTGCAGGGTGGAGAGCGGCTGCTTCATGGTGTACGACCGTTCCAACTACATGGGAAACCAGTACTTCATGAAGAGGGGCGAGTACTCCGACTACATGAGCATGATGGGAATGAGGGACTGCATCAAGTCTTGCCGCATGATCCCCATG cacagagGCCAGTTCAGGATGAAGATCTACGAGAGGGAGAACTTCGGTGGTCAGATGAATGAGCTGATGGACGACTGCGACAACATCCAGGAGCGTTACCGCATGTCCGACTGCCAGTCCTGCAACGTGATGGACGGACACTGGCTGATGTACGATCAGCCCCAGTTCAGAGGCAAGCAGATGTACATGAGGCCCGGAGAGTACAGGAACTTCAGGGACATGGGCATGAGCGGCCAGAGGTTCATGAGCATGAAGCGCATCAACGATTCCTGCAACTAA